The Calditerrivibrio nitroreducens DSM 19672 genome window below encodes:
- a CDS encoding DUF354 domain-containing protein gives MIWFDLVTPKSVLFFTPIIRAIEKKGHKTLITTRSGEGYSEIIELLKLYNLDYVDRGVFGGACLADKLSASIERQKALMEYISIFNVKKLVSLCSVDANRVAFGLGIPVINFYDIPLSDYRADFRKALPQARLTLPLSDKVFKPFVVPDEIFMRFSLEKHQIYEYSFIDPVIWLNDFKPDFEYVKEIFKKYSIDVNKPYILVREEEYKASYVDKKYPILYESINIIREKKDANIIFIPRYESDYLKKEFPECYVLEEKVIIQHLLAYASLFIGGGGTLNTESCYFGTPTISTRSFVSHYDKYQIDNGLMVWVTDKNELIGNALKMFGNRYEDRAREVFSKMTVNLNEIIEVILNGDILKKDFNMFDNVE, from the coding sequence ATGATCTGGTTTGACCTTGTTACTCCAAAGTCTGTGCTTTTTTTTACACCTATAATAAGAGCGATCGAAAAGAAGGGGCATAAAACTTTAATTACCACCAGATCGGGTGAAGGGTACAGCGAAATTATAGAGCTATTAAAACTATATAATTTAGACTATGTGGACAGAGGGGTTTTTGGAGGGGCATGTCTTGCGGATAAATTATCAGCTTCCATCGAAAGACAGAAAGCTTTGATGGAATATATCTCTATTTTCAACGTAAAAAAGCTTGTTTCCCTTTGTAGTGTAGATGCAAATAGAGTAGCCTTCGGGCTTGGGATCCCTGTAATAAATTTCTACGACATACCATTATCGGATTATAGGGCTGATTTTAGAAAGGCTTTACCACAGGCAAGGCTTACATTACCGCTTTCAGATAAGGTTTTTAAACCATTTGTTGTCCCTGATGAAATATTTATGAGATTTTCCCTCGAAAAGCATCAAATTTATGAATACAGTTTTATCGACCCTGTTATCTGGCTCAATGATTTCAAACCAGATTTTGAGTACGTAAAAGAGATATTTAAAAAATACAGTATAGATGTAAATAAGCCTTATATCCTTGTCCGTGAAGAGGAGTATAAGGCAAGCTATGTGGATAAAAAATATCCGATTCTTTACGAATCTATTAATATTATTAGAGAAAAAAAGGATGCAAATATTATATTTATCCCGAGGTATGAGTCAGACTACCTCAAAAAAGAATTCCCGGAATGTTATGTATTGGAGGAAAAAGTTATTATTCAGCATCTGCTTGCCTATGCGTCGCTTTTTATTGGTGGCGGTGGTACCCTCAATACGGAGAGCTGTTATTTCGGCACCCCCACAATTTCCACGAGAAGCTTTGTATCCCACTACGATAAGTATCAGATAGATAATGGCCTTATGGTGTGGGTGACAGATAAAAATGAGTTAATTGGTAATGCCTTAAAGATGTTTGGCAATAGATATGAAGATAGGGCGAGGGAAGTTTTTTCAAAAATGACGGTGAATTTAAATGAGATAATAGAAGTTATTTTAAATGGGGATATATTAAAGAAAGATTTTAATATGTTTGACAATGTGGAGTAA